CACCCATGGAGTCGATGTTCCGGAAGCGGTTTATAAGGACCTGGACCAAGAAATAGACCAGGACGATTATGAGCATGTACGTGTACCCGGTCCATATCATGGCCACTGTAGCGAAGCAGACGCCTCCCAACATCGCGTAGATGAGGGAACGCCGATTGGTTTCCATGTAAGATTTGACGCCCGTTCTAATGGACGTGACATTTTTCCAGTTCTCGACCCATCTGGTCCCTTTTATATTGGCCAGGGATCGGAAGAGGAAGTACAGACCGAAGATCACGAAGAACAATATCATGGCATCGTGGTCGGCATCCGCGAACACGCTGCGGGTGATGTTACCCGGCATTATCGCGAACAGAAGAGCCGCTAGGAGCCCTGCGCGGTTACCGAAGGCGGCCCGCGTCAGCATGTAAACTGGAATGCATGTAAGTGCCCCCCAGAACGCCGTGGAGGACAGGAGGGTAAAGCCAGTGCTGTCCGTGATCGACATCCCCGTGACGCCGGACATGAACATGCTGGTAACAGCTACAGACCAGTCGTATAGAGGCGGTCTCATGTTCCTGACGCCCATAGGGTAGTTCAGCATGGGGTCGTTAACCAGATGGTTGCCTGTGTCCTCGACATATCCGATAACGCGCTGATGATAGTACGAGTCCGAGCCTCCTGCGACCAAGAAACCATTGTCCACTGCTGTGGAGTACCCGAAGTAGCTACGCACGAAGAGTGCGATAAAAATGATAGCTACCAGGATGAGGATGGTGCCCCAGTTCCGACCCAGCCAGGAATCTTCCTTGAACAGGGCGTGGAGACCACCTTCCTTTGGCTTCTGTATCTTATGGGGACGACCATTTGGCCTCCCATCATTTGCATCCATCGTTAACGTCTCCTAGGCAGAATCGTCCTCAGATTACTGGTCCGGTATAAAAAATCTGGCTTTAAAGGGCTTTTTTCTGGCACAACCGTGCGGATGGGATTATAGATGTGCCTTTTCCGGGCATGACTTTCCAAAAAAGACGCGGCGAGGTGCAGGACGCAGCGGAGACGGAAGGCCGCCCCGAAGGGGCGAAGGAACGCGCCGGCGAACGCTATGGGGCTTGTATCACCTTCTGTATCTCTTCTACAAGCCTTTCCGCGGCCTCCCGGGGCCTTGGAGAGCCGTAGATGGAACGCCCCACGATCACATGGTCAGCTCCCATGGAGATGGCATCAGAAGCGCTCCCTCCCTGCGCTCCCACTCCCGGCGTCAGAATGAGGAGGTCTCCCACGATCCTGCGAACCTTAGCAATGCTCTCCGGGCGAGTGGCGGGTGCGATCACGCCAGATGCCCCTGCCTCCACGGCCATGCTGGCGAAGCGCTCGGCCAGGGGGGCGGTGAACTCCTGACCCCCGGGATGGGACATCTCTGTCACCACGAACACATCCAGATCCTCGGCCGCCTTCACGGCCGCGGACAGGGAATCCGAGCCGGTGAAGGCATGAACGATAACGCCAGCAGCACCCCTCTTCTGCACCTGCTCCACGATCAGGCGGTCGGTGTTGGGTATGTCCGCGATCTTGAAGTCGCATATGACCGGGGCCATTCGAGAGAGGCGGGTGATCATCTCCGGCGATGTGGAGAGCACCAAGGGCCAGTTGATCTTTATAGCGTCCACAAGGTCGGCCACCTCATCGGCGATCTTGAGCGCCCTGCTCTCGTCCGTCTCGTCCAGGGCGAGGATCATCCTCGTGTTCATCTTCATGTGACCATCATGACCTTATCACGATGCACGTATTTTAGGGATGGTCAGCCGCCCTTGGACCTCTCTAGGGGATGTGGAGCTCCATCGAAGGATGGTAAAGGGTCGAAAGAAGAAGTAAGATAGCTGGGGTAACGGCAGGGTCCCATGTACTTGCCTTGCGCAGAAGCAACCTTTAATAGCGGCGCCCGGCCTCAGGCAGACTGATGAGGGTCGAACCGATGGAGGCGGGGTCCGCATACACCGGACGGTTACCACGTGGATGCGTGCTGTGCCGCCAGGGGACCAAGATGGTGCTATTGGTGTCTGGCAGGTGCTCCACCGGCTGCTTCTATTGCCCACTGTCATTGGAGAAGAGGGGTAAGAACGTCGTCTTTGCCAACGAGCTGAAGGCCGGCAGCGATGAGGACGTGATAGAGGAGGCCAAGACTATAGGGGCCCTGGGCACCGGGATAACAGGAGGGGACCCCGTGGCATGTCTAGACCGCACAGTACACTTCATCAAGCTACTAAAGGAGACCTTCGGGAAGAGGCACCACATCCACCTCTACACCTCATCCTTGGATATCTCCGCATACCATGCTCTGGAGGACGCAGGGTTGGACGAGCTGCGACTGCATCCCCCTATGGAGGCATGGGGCCAGCTGGAGGGGTCCGGGATCGCGGAGTTCAAGAAGACCTCCCGTATGAAGATGGGGATGGAGGTCCCGGCCATGCCCGGAAAGGAGGAGGAGCTGAGGCGCCTCGTCCATTACGCCCAGGAGGCAGGTCTGGACTTCGTCAACCTCAATGAGCTGGAGTTCTCCGAGGGCAACTGGGAGGAGCTGAAGGATAGGGGCATGGAGGTCAAGGACGATGTGTCCAGTGCGGTCCTTGGGAGTGAGGAGACGGCGCTGAGCGTGGTCCAAGGTAAGCACACCATCCCCGTCCATTACTGCTCATCCAGCTTCAAGGACTCTGTGCAGCTGAGGAAACGTATAAAGAGGCGGGCGCTGAGGGTTGCGCTGCCCTCGGATATGATCACCGATGAGGGCATGCTCCTCAAAGGCGTTGTCGAAGGCCCCGCAGATGAGATCATGGCCGTGCTGCGGGACAAGTATGGTGTGCCCGATGGGCTCTTCAGAAGGGACGTGGAAAAGGAAAGGGTTGAGGTGGCCCCGTGGGTGCTGAAGGATCTAGCCCCCTTGCTACCTTACGAGTCCTTCCTGGTGGAGGAGTACCCCACCGCCGATCGGTTGGAAGTAGAGCGGGAACCGCTCAAGCCACGCTGATGCTCTGAACGTTGTGGTGACGGTTGACGATGTCCCGGGCGATCTTGAGGTTGCGGCCGTTCTTGCCGATGGCCCTCCCCTTGACCTTGGGATCCACGGTCACGGTGGCATGCACCACATTGCCCCGGTTCTCGATGACGACGTTCTGCACATTGTAGTTGTAGAACACGTTCCGGATGAACTTCTCCGGCTCGTCCGAGTACTCTATGACCTGGATATTCTTCCCGGTCTGGTTCTTGAGGCGGATGACGTTCTCGCCAGCCTTGCCCACGGCCCTGTTGGCCTGGCCAGGCTCGACCACGAACACCAGCTTCTCCTCTGTCTCCATGCAATCTTTGACCCTGGTCTTGGTCACCGCCTCGAAGAGGTTGATGTACCTCAGGGTGTCCTCGGTGAAAGTTATCTCAGCCGGCATAGGATCACAACGAAAGGATGTTGGAGGTACCCTTGTCGATCACCGCTAAAGCGGACACCGAGAACGGTTTCCCACATAGAGCCCCTAGCTCCATGTTGGTACCCTCAAACTTGACAACCTTGACATTGTTGTGGTTTCCAGATCTGAGGAACTCACTCGGGCAGTTCACAGATAGAATGACCATCTTGGCCTCACCGCTGTTGACCGCCTTCTCTGCCTGCTGCACGCCGTAGACCACCTTTCCGGTGGTCGCAGCCGCCTTAATCGCTCTTCCCAAATCTATCATTCGCTTGCCTCCTTAGGCCTTTTCTTGGGCACGTAAACAAGGTTGACAGCACCTGTCCCCAGGGTTACGGGTTGCCCCACGATAATGTTCTCCGCTACACCGTCCAGATCGTCCGTCTCTCCGGTGAGAGCGGCGTGGAGCAAGTGGGTGGCAGTGATCTCGAACGCGGCCCTCGCGAGCACGCTCGATTTCCTGCCGGAGATCCCATGCCTACCTATGGCCTTGACGTCGCCGTCGTTGGTCATCAGATCGGCCACGAGCATGATATGCCGGATGTCCACCGTCAGACCCTGTTCGCCCAGGGTCCTGGATGCCTCGTGGATGATGGAGTTCCGGGCAGCCTCCACACCCAATACGTCATATATCTCCTGGATGGAGTTGGTGGTGGTCCTCTTACGGTCCACGTGCTCCTCCGCCAGTACCTCCCTGAGATTGGAGCCTGCAGTGTATATGACGTACTCGCCACCCTGGTTCCTTAGGATGGCCCTCTCGATTCCGTCCAAGCCCTGGATGACCGCATCCCGGGTGGCCTGAACGATGCCTTGGAGCTTCTTGAAGCTGGCCTCCTCGGAGGATATGACGACCAACCGGCGGTCCTTGTCCTCCTCGTCCTGGACCAGGGCTACCTGCCCGCGCAGGCGGCGGTCCTTGTTGAGCCTCTCCACGATCTGCTCCTCGGTGATCCCTTTCTGCTCCAGCTTGGAGCGGTCGGGGTGGACTATCACCTTCATGTTGGCGATATCGGTCTCGATGTCCGCGATGTCCAGGAGGGTCGTCTTCTCGATCCTGGACGCCACCTTGCGAACGACCTCGACGTCCCCGGCCAGTTCCGGTTCGATGTACACCGTCATCATCGGGGTGGAGGGCACCCGACGGGCGTCCACGATCTCGATGAGACGCGGCAGACCCAACGTAACGTTGATCTCCGCCACACCGGCGTAGTGGAAGGTACGCATGGTCATCTGGGTACCCGGCTCCCCGATGGACTGCGCCGCAAGGATCCCCGCAGACTCGTTGGCGTCCATCTTGTGGAGCTCGTACTTCTCGGCGGATCTCAGCAGTATCTCCTTGATCTTGGAATCGGAAAGAGCGACCCCATCCAGCCTCTCTGCGAGAGAGACGACCACGCGACGGGGGAGGTACCTATTGATGTCAGAGAGCAATTTGTTCAGCTTCTCTTCCATCGGTATGAGGGGACGGGCCTTGACAACCCTCTGGAACTCCGTCTTCTTCACGGGCTCCGGAGCCGCCTCCTTCTTCTCCGCTTTCTTTCCGCCTTCCTTCTTCGCCTTGCCCAGGAGCTTGCTTACCTCACCGGCCTGAGCTTCGGTGAGGCCCAGGGCCACCATGTCCGCGGCCGAGGCCGCGGCGATATCGGTGATGCTGCTGTACCCCTGGAGCAGCTTGTCTGCCGTGGCCTCATCTATGCCCCGGCGCAACAGTGCCTTGAACGTGTCCTTACGGGCCATCAGTCCTCACCTCCGCCGCCTCCGGCGTCATATTCCGTCTCCTCGACCTCCTCTTCCTCGATGGTCTCCATGAGGTCCTTCTCCATGGTGGCGTAGCCGGCCACCTTCTTCTCCTCCAGCCGGGCCAGGGCCTCGGCATCATCACCAAGGACCTCAGCGAGGATATCATCGATATCCACGGCATCTCCCTGCACGCTGCGGCAGGGGTCCACTCCATCTTCCCCGTACTGTAACTGGACGATCATGTCCGCGGTGTTCCTCACCGTACCGTCCTGCTTCAGCTTTAGGTCCTCGAGCGCGTTGATCAGTCGGCGCTGCATGTAACCGGAACGGGATGTACGGACGGCGGTATCGACCAGACCCTCCCTTCCACCCATGGAGTGGAAGAAGAACTCGGTCGGGGTCAACCCGCTCTTGTAGGAGTTCTGCACAAAGCCCTTGGCCTGCGCCCCCAGGTCGCCTTTCTTGAAGTGCGGCAGGGTCCTGTTCCAGTACCCCCTAGATAGGCGTTCCCCACGGACAGCTTGCTGTCCTATGCAGCCCGCCATCTGTGAGAGGTTAAGCATGGACCCTCTGGCGCCCGAGCGGGCCATTATGACCGCGGAGTTCTCCATACCCAGATGCCGGCCGGCAATTTGACCGGCCTCATCTCTGGCGTTTCCCAGCGTTTTCATGACCTCGACCTCGAGGGTCTCCTCAAGGGACCGGCCCGGCCTTTGCTCTAAGGTCCCGTCACGGTATGCCTGGACATATTCCGATACCTTGCGTACCGAGTCCTTGAGCATATCGTTGATCTGGTGGGTCGCCTCCTCCGGAATGTCCTCATCATCGATGCCGGTGGTGAACCCGCGCACCATGATGGCACCGATGGCGAGCTTGGTAACGTTATCCAGGAACTCCCTGGCAGCGTCAGCGCCGTAATCGCGGGTTATCTTGTCGAGGATCTTGCCCTTGAAGGAACCGATGGCCTTCTCATCGATGGTGCCGGTGATCAGCTTCCCCTCACGTATCTTCACGTAGGCGTCAAGGTCACAGTCCTCTTTCTTGCATACCGCGCAGTTGCGGCAGATGGACGCCTTGAAGGTGCTGTGGAAGCCCTTGGGAAGCACCATGGAGAAGAGCTGATGGCCTGTCCAGTATTCCTTCCCGTCGACCACCAAGGGCTCGGGTAGGTGCTCGTGCTTCACCTTGGAGAGGATGCTCAGCGTCTCCTGCTTGTCGAACTTGGGGTCCATATGGGTCAGGAGGAACGTCCCGGTGATGTGGTCGTGGATAGCACCGATGACGGGGCCGCCGAACCTCGGGGACAGGATATGCTCCTGCACCCTCATCAGGATCATCGCCTCCGCCCTGGCCTCATCGCTTTGAAGGACGTGCAGGTTCATCTCATCGCCGTCGAAGTCGGCGTTGTAGGGCGGGCACACGCACAGGTTGAACCGGAAGGTCTTCCACGGCATGACCCTGACGGTGTGGGCCATCATGGACATGCGGTGCAGGGACGGCTGCCTATTGAACAGCACGACGTCCTTGTCCATGAGATGCCTCTCCACTATGTACCCGATCTCCAGGCCGTCGGAGATCATCTCGGCGTTCCTGTCGGTGACCTTCATCCTGCGCCCGTCGGAACGGATGACGTAGTTGACACCAGGGGCGTACCTTCCGTCGTCCAGAGGCGGGTTGGAGCCCCTCTTGACCATAGCCTTGAGGACGTCTATGTTGGCCTTGGTGACATGGACCGGGACGGTCAGTTCACGGGCAGCCTCGTACGGTACTCCCACTTCATTGATGGAGAGCGAGGGGTCGGGAGAGATGACGGTACGCGCCGAGAAATTGACACGTTTACCGGACAGGTTCGATCGGAACCTCCCCTCCTTACCCTTTAGCCTCTGGACCAGGGTCTTGAGGGGCCTACCGGAGCGGTGCCTAGCCGGGGGGATGCCCGACGTCTGATTGTCGAAATAGGTGGTTACGTGGTACTGCAGCAGCTCCCACAGGTCCTCTACGATCAGCTGAGGGGCGCCGGCATCACGGTTCTCACGCAGACGCTGGTTGATCCTCAGGACGTCCACCAGCTTGTGTGTGAGGTCGTCCTCGGAGCGGTCGCCGGACTCTAGTGTGATGGAGGGGCGGACCGTCACCGGCGGAACGGCCAGTGCGGTGAGCACCATCCACTCGGGACGGCATGAGTTGGGGTCTATGCCCAGTGGAGGCAGGTCCTCATCGGGGATACGCTCCAGGCGCTCCCTGACCTCCTTGGGGGTGAGCTTGTGGCCATCCTCACGGAACGTGGTCGGCTTGTCCAGGGTGATCTTGCCCTGCTCCTGGCCGCAGTGGGGGCAGGTGGTGTTCTTGGACGCGTCCTTGGCCGTTCCCTTGGCAAGGAGACGATAATCGATGGCATCTCCACCGAGATCATCCATCATCTCCCATTCCTGGGCCTTCCGCTGCGCTTCCTCCTTGGTCATGAGGAGCTTTCCGCAGGTCTTGCAGGTGGACTGCAGCAGCTTCTTGATCTCCTTAACCAGGCCAACGTGGATCACAGGCATGGCAAGGTCGATGTGGCCAAAGTGGCCAGGGCACTCATCCACTTTGTTGCCGCAGGTCTTGCAGCGCAGACCGGGCTCGATGACGCCCAGGTGGGGGTCCATCAGACCCATGTCTATGGGGAAGCCATCGTCATCGTACGTGTCCGCGGTGATGACCTTGGTCGCGGACATCTTCCTGACCTCATCGGGTGACAACGACGAGAACTTGATCGAACCTATCCTCTTTGAAACGCCTCGCATCATCTTAGGTCCTCCAGTTGAAGGCGCATGACGACGCCAAGTGACAGCAGCTCGTCGAGCAACAGCTTGAACGCATAGCTCGTCTGCACGAGGTGCACGTTGGTGTTGTTGCCGCATACTGGGCAGCGTATCGCTCCCCTCCGGTCCATCATGGCGATGTGACCGCAGTTGGAGTTGCCGCAAACATACAGGAACGTCCCATCGGACTCGTCCAGCAACCGGTCCTTGATGACCATGGCCGCCCCATGCCCGATCAGGCAGTCCCTCTCCATCTCACCGAAACGCAGACCGCCCTGCCTTGAGCGGCCTTCCGTCGGTTGTCTTGTCAATATCTGCACCGGTCCGCGGGAACGCACGTGCATCTTTCCCGACACCATGTGGTGCAGCTTCTGGTAGTAGATGACGCCGGTGAATATCTCGGCCTCGATCTTCTTGCCGTTCTGACCGTCGTACATCACCTCCTTCCCCGTGGTTCTAAACCCGGCTCGGCCCAGGGATTCCCTGATGGCCTGCTCCTTCTCCCCTGAGAAGGACGTGCCGTCGATGGATCTGGCCTCCATGGCCCCGACCTTACCGCCGATCATCTCCAGGACGTGGGCGACGGTCATACGAGAGGGGATAGCATGGGGGTTGATGACCAGGTCCGGTGTCACACCGTCGCAGGTGAACGGCATGTCCTCTTGCGGCACGATGAGGCCTATGACCCCCTTCTGCCCATGTCTAGAGGCGAATTTGTCACCCAGCTCAGGGATGCGCTCGTCCCTCACCTTGACCTTGACCAAGCGGGAACCGTTCTCCGATTCTGTCAACATGACGGAGTCGACCCAGCCGCTCTCTCCCGGCCGTATGGTTATGGACGTCTCCCTCCTCTTCTGCGGAGTGAGGAAGTCGGTCTCCTCCTCCAGGAACCTGGGGGGTGAGGTCTTTCCGACCAGGACATCGCCTCCGGAGACCAAGGTCTCGGGGGAGATCAGTCCGTCCTCTCCCAGGTTTGCATAAGAGAGGTCGGTACGTGCGCCGCGGACATCGGGGGAGGGGATCTCAAAGTGGTCCTCCTGCCCTCCAGGGTAGCGCCGCTCCTCGGCACGGTATGTCCTCATGAAGGTTGATCGTCCCAGGCCGCGCTCGATGGAAGCCCGGTTGAGGATGAGGGCATCCTCCATGTTGTAGCCATGATAGGATATGACGGCGACCACGAAGTTCTGCCCCGCCGGGCGATCGTTGAACGCCACGAAGTCCATGGGCTTGGTCTGCACCATGGGCTTCTGGGGGTAGTGCAGGATGTGGCCGCGAGTATCCGGCCTCTTCCTATAGTTGGTGCAGCTTAGCCCCAGCGACTGCTTTGCCATTCCCGATCCCATGGTAACACGCGGGGAGGAGTCATGCTCCGGATAGGGGACGACTCCCGCCGCCACGCCCAGGATGACCATTGGATCTACCTCCATATGGGTATGCTCAGGTGTGATCAGTAGAGGGACCTTGTTGTCCCCACCGCAGTGCTTGCACTTCAGGACGGCCTCGGTACTGTCCGTCCCCGGGTTCATCCAATCCACGTCAGTAGGCGACAGCGCACGGGAGCATGACGCGCAACGCTCGGGGGAATCGAAGGGCTCCACAGCCACCAGGGAGTCCTCTTCCTCTTCGGCGTCGATCCACTCCGTGACCCCTTCGCGCAGCAGGTCGGACCACTTTATCCGGCCCTCGCGGATGTCCTCGAGGTGCCTACGGGTGATGACGGTGCGCCCCTCCTGGATGACCAGTAGGGGCCTCCTCAGGCGGCCTTCATCGCAGTTGATGACGACCTCGCCCATCTCCTCGTCGTAGCGGATGTTTATCTCGCTGGACAGCAGCCCCTGCCTCCTGCCGGCCCGGATCTCGGACACCAACAGGCGGGGATTGTCCACATTTCCCACCAGGTCGCCGTTCACATATACCTTGGCCCCGGTGCTGATCTCCCCCGCCTTGACCTCCACAACGCCCCGGTCCCGGAGCAGCCACTGGACGTCCTCCTCGCGGAATCCTTCGGAAACGTCGATGATGAGGGCGGCGTTCTTCACCAGACCGCAGTTCTGACCCTCAGGGGTCTCATTGGGGCACAGCCGGCCCCACTGGGTGGGGTGCAGGTCACGAGCCTCGAAGTGAGGCTGAGAGCGAGTTAGGGAGGAGGTGACCCTCCTCAGGTGGGACAGGGTGCTCATGTTGGAGGTGCGGTCCAAAAGCTGAGATACTCCAGCCCTACCGCCGACCCAGTTACCGGTCGCCAGCGCGTGCAAGAGCCGGTGCGTGAGCAGGTCCGGACGGATGGCCGACGCGATTCGCAAATCCTTCTTCCTGGCAAAGCTCCTCTCCAGCTGATACTTCAAATCCTTCATCAGGTTGGTGAAGGCCACCCGGAAGAGGTCCTCCATGAGGTCCCCCGAAAGTTTGAGACGCTTATTGGCATAGTGGTCCTTGTCGTCCTCCTTGCGCAGGCCGATGCTCAGTTCCAACACCGAGCGAGCGATCCTGCCCAGGAAGTGGGCCTTCTTGATGCGGTCCTCCTTGGTGTCGCCCAGGTGGGGCAGCAAGGAACGGTCGATGATGGACTCCACCTTCTTCTCCCTGTACTCCCGCGCCTGCCCGGTCGCGAACTTTCGCTCCAGGTAGTTCAAGGCATCCTCGGTGGTGAACACACCGTTGGGGGGGTAGAGCTTCTTGTCATGGCACTCCTCGATGTTGGCGTAAACTATGTTGGCCATGTCCGAGACGCTCACGATGGCATCGTAGATCTCCTTGTCGTTCTCCATCCCCAGGGCCTTCATGAGGATGACCAGGGGGATCTGTCCGGATGCGGCAGGGACGGTGACCATCAGGATGCCGTCCTTCTTCTTCTCCACCAGGGTGAGGGCGCGGTAACCCTCCTTCTGCGAGAATACCTTCGCTACCTCCAGCTGGGTACCGTAGCGCTCGTTGTACTCCACCATCACTCTGTTAGGAGCGAGGTCCTCAAGAGAAATGAGGACCCTCTCGGTCCCTCCGATGATGAAGTATCCCCCAGGGTCAGCGGGGTCCTCCCCGAACTCGATGAGCTTCTCCTTGTACTCGGCCTCGGTCAGCTCCCGCTCCTCCTCCATGCTCTCCTTGAAGAGATTGCAGCGCTTGGAACGGAGCATGATGGGGAGGTCACCTATGTGCACCTTCTCCGGTTCCTTCTCGATGCCATCCTCGATGATGGTGAACTCCAACTCTATAGGTGCCAGGTAGTTCAGGTTCCTTAGCCTGGCCTCCATGGGGGTCAGTTTGTGGGTGGCACCGTTGGCCTCCCTGACCACGGGGTTGAGGATCCTTATCGTCGGCCGGCTGTACTGAGGATCGATGTTGCCGGTCTTCTCGTCCCGTCGCCGTCCCACCCGGATCTCCACTTGGCGTCCGTCGGTGCGGTCCTGCTCCAGTTTGATGATGCCTCGGGTGGTATCATCGGCCGACACCCTCAGGTTGTCGACGATCTTCTGCATGCGGCTGTTGGGATTGTCCATCGTGGAGAGGAAATCGTTGAAACTGGCGATGTGGTGATTGACGATGGACCGGTCCTTGAAGTATAGCTCTATAAGATCACGCAATTTGTCCTCACCCCTTGAGTTCCTTGCTAATCACCAGGCGGTACACTATGAACTCCTCGGCGGTGTCGCTTTTACGTCTTATCTGTATCACCCTTCCGGGACTTATGGGGCCTTCTATCCTCTCCAAGATCCTGATGCAGGCATCATCCTTCCGGATCTTGGGTAGCTGGTCCTTGGTAATCTTAAACTTGGCCAAGACCTTCTCGGCCTCCTGCTCGGTCAGCAGGGTATGCTCTGGCACGAGATCGTGCTCCAAAACGTGTAAATCAGATTCGACCACCTAGTTCACCTCGTCCGCGAATGAGATTGAAAGATATTGTTGACCACTGGTCAGAATTGTAAAACATCGCCGTATTGGCTTCCCGAACGTTGCACCTTCCATCGTTCAACTCCTATTTCCCCAGGGCGGGCCCGCGGGGATTTTCGGAGCGCACGGGAAGGCCGCGCGCCTTTCGAACCCCGGACCACCTGGTTAAAAGCCAGATGCTCTTTCTAGGGACAACGGGATGTTATTACCGCCATCCTACCTAGCTGAGCTACGGGCCCATGGCAAGCTAATAGGCATTGCAGAAGCCCATGTAAAGCCTCTAATTATTTAAAGGTTGGCTTGGGTCCTGGAAGGGGGCCATTGCTCATGGGCGGTTTTCGAAGGATGAGGCCGCGGCGGCGGCCGAACGAAGCGGGTCCTGTTCCGCCCGCCCCTGCCTATCTGGATGCGGCCCAACATAACAACTGGCCATTACTTATGCTTTACCAGGCGCTTCTGCACGGCCTCGCTGCGAAGCTCGCGGAGAGCATCAGATGATATCCAACGTCCGGCCTTGGTACCTTTCGCCCTGATCCTCTCCGCGCAGGCGACCGCTGAGGCGTTCAATGCCAAATTCCGCTTTCCGATGTTTCTTAAGGCCCAGTTCACGGCCTTGCGGACATAGTTGCGGTCATCGTACGACTCCCGTTCTATGACAGACAGAAAAGGGTCGAACCTATCGTTCTCTGCCTTCTTATCGTGTACGGCCAGCGCGGCCATGAGGGCGAATCCCGCCCGCTTCACGAACTCCTCCTCTCGCGATGACCATTCCACGGCCTTCGTCCACCCCCTGGATGTGTAGGAGAAGACGTTGGAGGTGCATTGGTCGCAGATGTCCCAGGAGTCGAAGTCGGCCACCCATGCCTCCATCTGTTCCTCGGTGACCTCTTGGGGATCCTCTACCAAGGTGGCCAGCAGGCGGGCCTCGTGGACATCCGTCGACCACAGGGCCAGGGCCAGAGCGTGGTCCTTACCGAGGCCTTTGGCCATGGCCCTGAGGAAGTAGAGGGAGGAGCCGCCGAGGGCATGATCAGTCCTGATGCCGTATCGGGCCATACCCTCTCGGGAAGCAGGGTCAGCCCGAGCCCGAAGTTCGTTCATGATGCGATCGAGTGTTCCATCCTCTGTTCTGGCCATGTTCCTAACCTACCGCAGGTCCGAAATGTGCGTAATCATAATAGATTATCGCTGCGATATGACCAGCTGGAGGCAATGGTTGAAGATAGCCCATATATCGGACCTGCATTTCTCAAGTTCCCTGTTCGTTCCCCGGTGGGCGGACAACGTCACCCGGACCATAGAGGAGGAGAGACCGGACCTGCTGGTGGTCACCGGGGACCTGACCACTGACGGCTATGCCTCTGAGTTCGAAGCGGCAAAGAGCTTCCTGGAAGGCCTGGAGGTGGAGGATATGCTCGTAGTGCCCGGTAATCACGACTCCCGAAATCTCGGCTACACCATCTTCGAGGAGATAATCGGGCCTAGGTTCCCCACCTATGTGGGAAAGGGGGTGACGGTTGTGGGTCTTGATTCCACAGAGCCGGACGTGGACGACGGCCATGTTGGCAGGGAGCATTATGGACCCATCAGAGAGCAGTTCGCCGGTCCGAACATCAGGATAATGGCGCTGCACCACCACCTCATACCGATACCTGGAACAGGTCGGGAGAGGCAGATACCGACCGATGCCGGAGACCTTCTGGGGGTGTGCAAGGAGGTGGGTGTCGATATTGTTCTCTCCGGGCACAAGCACCTACCCTGGATATGGAACCTGGACGGCTGCTACTTCATAACCACGGCCACGGCCACCACCCGCCGCCTCAAGGGTCGTTCCCGACCGGCCATGGGCATCCTGGAGATAGAGGGGCGAAGTCTGGTCCTACATGACATCAAGACCGATGACCTGGAAAGAACGGTAGCGCTCAGGGCCGAGCTTCGAGCCCGATCGATCACACGATGAATCCCATGACCCCGCTGGAGCAGGAACCATCTCATCAGAGGCACGGAGCGAAGATCACGGTGGTTAGCTACGACAGCACCACTGTGGAGAAGAGCACCGCGGCCGATATGAAGGTCGCCCTCGAATATATT
Above is a window of Methanomassiliicoccus sp. DNA encoding:
- the pyrF gene encoding orotidine-5'-phosphate decarboxylase; translation: MKMNTRMILALDETDESRALKIADEVADLVDAIKINWPLVLSTSPEMITRLSRMAPVICDFKIADIPNTDRLIVEQVQKRGAAGVIVHAFTGSDSLSAAVKAAEDLDVFVVTEMSHPGGQEFTAPLAERFASMAVEAGASGVIAPATRPESIAKVRRIVGDLLILTPGVGAQGGSASDAISMGADHVIVGRSIYGSPRPREAAERLVEEIQKVIQAP
- a CDS encoding radical SAM protein; protein product: MRVEPMEAGSAYTGRLPRGCVLCRQGTKMVLLVSGRCSTGCFYCPLSLEKRGKNVVFANELKAGSDEDVIEEAKTIGALGTGITGGDPVACLDRTVHFIKLLKETFGKRHHIHLYTSSLDISAYHALEDAGLDELRLHPPMEAWGQLEGSGIAEFKKTSRMKMGMEVPAMPGKEEELRRLVHYAQEAGLDFVNLNELEFSEGNWEELKDRGMEVKDDVSSAVLGSEETALSVVQGKHTIPVHYCSSSFKDSVQLRKRIKRRALRVALPSDMITDEGMLLKGVVEGPADEIMAVLRDKYGVPDGLFRRDVEKERVEVAPWVLKDLAPLLPYESFLVEEYPTADRLEVEREPLKPR
- a CDS encoding NusA-like transcription termination signal-binding factor yields the protein MPAEITFTEDTLRYINLFEAVTKTRVKDCMETEEKLVFVVEPGQANRAVGKAGENVIRLKNQTGKNIQVIEYSDEPEKFIRNVFYNYNVQNVVIENRGNVVHATVTVDPKVKGRAIGKNGRNLKIARDIVNRHHNVQSISVA
- a CDS encoding 50S ribosomal protein L30e, with the protein product MIDLGRAIKAAATTGKVVYGVQQAEKAVNSGEAKMVILSVNCPSEFLRSGNHNNVKVVKFEGTNMELGALCGKPFSVSALAVIDKGTSNILSL
- the rpoA2 gene encoding DNA-directed RNA polymerase subunit A'' — its product is MARKDTFKALLRRGIDEATADKLLQGYSSITDIAAASAADMVALGLTEAQAGEVSKLLGKAKKEGGKKAEKKEAAPEPVKKTEFQRVVKARPLIPMEEKLNKLLSDINRYLPRRVVVSLAERLDGVALSDSKIKEILLRSAEKYELHKMDANESAGILAAQSIGEPGTQMTMRTFHYAGVAEINVTLGLPRLIEIVDARRVPSTPMMTVYIEPELAGDVEVVRKVASRIEKTTLLDIADIETDIANMKVIVHPDRSKLEQKGITEEQIVERLNKDRRLRGQVALVQDEEDKDRRLVVISSEEASFKKLQGIVQATRDAVIQGLDGIERAILRNQGGEYVIYTAGSNLREVLAEEHVDRKRTTTNSIQEIYDVLGVEAARNSIIHEASRTLGEQGLTVDIRHIMLVADLMTNDGDVKAIGRHGISGRKSSVLARAAFEITATHLLHAALTGETDDLDGVAENIIVGQPVTLGTGAVNLVYVPKKRPKEASE